In Lates calcarifer isolate ASB-BC8 linkage group LG21, TLL_Latcal_v3, whole genome shotgun sequence, a single window of DNA contains:
- the egln2 gene encoding uncharacterized protein egln2 → MESLGHTDLLNPSSSRESVAVSASQEGRTSGQQQQQQQLACGPAETHHHTYRADMGLNGFCAAPVGSPTAAELLAGLASQTDSPGITTPTKQSKTGVPLYNGGVVSPSATVEGSHAGVLAQTPNGYPAQMKGVAGVTGGPMYPLTSRACLVENGDRTVHEKCPLAMRRINGDLKGRQVQPQKRRGGENRDTGSETPNGLVVGSPGLGASGDPAFAAGDSDLKRRRLAEGSIAHKSPEASRVARAVAPLTVTVNCSNNTHSNQMTVNNVHCVTPQSPFTPPAPHTNQHNGHKVASSGPPAAPSQTSTSPVEANAIPTPPPPAGAGWSAERIAQQYIVPCMKYYGICVKDNFLGPQLGDRVLEEVEVLNRSGKFRGGQLVSQKSIPSRSIRGDQIAWVEGREPGCGSIGALMAHIDEAVMYSAANGQLGDCVINGRTKAMVACYPGNGAGYVRHVDNPNGDGRCITCIYYLNKNWDVKKQGGLLQIYPEGKNVVANIEPLFDRLLIFWSDRRNPHEVKPAYATRYAITVWYFDAKERAEAKEKYRLATGQKGVQVPVTQNSKT, encoded by the exons ATGGAGAGCTTGGGACACACGGACCTTTTAAACCCAAGCTCTTCCCGCGAATCCGTCGCTGTTTCAGCTTCGCAGGAGGGAAGGACGAgcgggcagcagcagcagcagcagcagctcgcCTGTGGACCGGCAGAGACTCACCACCACACGTACCGAGCGGACATGGGGCTCAACGGTTTCTGCGCGGCGCCAGTCGGGAGTCCGACGGCCGCGGAGTTACTCGCGGGTCTGGCCTCTCAGACCGACTCCCCCGGAATCACAACCCCGACGAAACAGTCCAAAACCGGCGTTCCGCTCTATAACGGCGGGGTAGTGTCTCCGTCTGCCACCGTGGAGGGGAGCCACGCAGGCGTCTTGGCTCAAACGCCGAACGGGTACCCGGCGCAAATGAAGGGGGTTGCGGGGGTAACAGGCGGCCCCATGTACCCCCTTACCAGCAGAGCCTGTCTGGTAGAGAACGGGGACCGGACAGTCCACGAGAAGTGCCCTTTAGCCATGAGGAGGATCAATGGTGACCTGAAAGGTAGGCAGGTACAACCACAGAAACGGAGGGGTGGGGAGAACAGGGACACTGGCTCAGAAACTCCTAATGGTCTTGTGGTAGGGTCACCAGGGTTAGGAGCTTCTGGGGATCCTGCTTTTGCTGCGGGAGACTCAGACTTAAAGCGGAGAAGGTTGGCGGAGGGAAGCATCGCCCACAAATCTCCAGAGGCCTCCAGAGTGGCCCGGGCAGTCGCCCCCCTCACGGTCACTGTCAACTGCAGCAACAATACCCATAGCAACCAAATGACTGTCAATAATGTGCACTGTGTTACTCCCCAGTCTCCCTTCACCCCTCCTGCCCCTCACACGAACCAGCACAACGGACATAAGGTGGCCTCCTCGGGCCCGCCAGCTGCACCCAGCCAGACCTCCACCTCCCCCGTGGAGGCTAATGCCATCCCGACCCCACCACCTCCCGCAGGGGCTGGCTGGTCGGCGGAGCGCATAGCCCAGCAGTACATTGTCCCCTGCATGAAATACTACGGCATCTGTGTGAAGGACAATTTCCTGGGCCCTCAGCTGGGTGACAGGGTGCTGGAGGAAGTGGAGGTCCTAAACCGCAGTGGGAAGTTTCGGGGCGGGCAGCTGGTGAGCCAGAAGAGCATCCCCTCTCGTAGCATCCGGGGCGACCAGATCGCCTGGGTGGAGGGACGTGAGCCCGGGTGTGGGAGCATCGGGGCGCTGATGGCTCACATCGATGAGGCCGTCATGTACAGCGCTGCCAATGGACAGCTGGGGGACTGTGTCATCAATGGACGCACTaag GCCATGGTTGCCTGTTACCCAGGTAACGGGGCAGGTTATGTGCGCCATGTTGACAACCCTAACGGGGATGGACGCTGCATCACATGTATTTACTATCTTAACAAGAACTGGGATGTCAAG AAACAAGGAGGGTTGCTGCAGATCTACCCAGAAGGCAAAAATGTGGTAGCCAACATCGAACCTTTGTTTGACCGGCTGCTCATCTTCTGGTCTGACCGCAGGAACCCACATGAAGTCAAGCCAGCCTACGCCACTCG CTATGCCATCACAGTCTGGTACTTTGATGccaaagagagagcagaggctAAAGAGAAATACAGACTGG CAACAGGACAGAAAGGTGTTCAAGTGCCTGTAACTCAAAACAGCAAGAcataa